One Gloeothece verrucosa PCC 7822 DNA window includes the following coding sequences:
- a CDS encoding DUF2243 domain-containing protein, whose translation MQINAEKSSDNRRPLILAGIFIGLGQGGFFDGIVFHQILQWHHMFSNLETSQTVAGLELNTLGDGLFHVFDWLMTLIGIIALWRAGKRADVPWSTSLFLGSVLMGAGLFNVVEGILDHHILNIHHVKPGPHELAWDLGFIAIGVFLVAIGWRLISIDTEDNKQEIAPF comes from the coding sequence ATGCAAATTAATGCCGAAAAAAGCTCAGACAATCGCCGTCCATTAATCCTAGCCGGAATTTTTATTGGTCTTGGTCAAGGCGGTTTTTTCGATGGGATTGTATTTCATCAAATTTTGCAATGGCATCATATGTTTAGCAATCTTGAAACCAGCCAAACCGTTGCCGGTTTAGAGCTTAATACCTTGGGAGATGGGTTATTTCATGTGTTTGACTGGCTAATGACTTTGATCGGAATTATCGCTTTATGGCGTGCCGGCAAACGCGCGGATGTTCCTTGGTCAACGTCTCTTTTTTTAGGTTCGGTATTGATGGGAGCCGGATTATTTAATGTGGTTGAAGGCATCCTCGACCATCATATTCTCAACATACACCATGTAAAACCCGGACCTCATGAACTGGCTTGGGACTTAGGATTTATTGCGATAGGCGTTTTTTTGGTGGCTATAGGTTGGCGGCTGATCAGCATTGATACAGAAGATAATAAGCAAGAGATAGCCCCCTTCTGA
- the ydiJ gene encoding D-2-hydroxyglutarate dehydrogenase YdiJ, with protein sequence MIPRLKLHETLQPEYAEFLEQLRKTPFSGEIRADFGSRLITSTDNSIYQILPQAALFPKTGQDLVVMFHLAAQNPFKSITFSPRGGGTGTNGQALSPGIIIDCSKYMNQILELNLEQGWVRVQPGVILDQLNAYLKPLGLFFAASLAPSNRATLGGMINTDACGKGSRIYGRTSDHVLELSWVLVNGEMGQSQSIDLNTLTHLKQQPNTLGKIYRQIDEIVTQKRELIAQQFPKIPRFMTGYNLAKVYSPEQETFNLNRILAGSEGTLAIITEAKLKLTPIPKYKQLLAIHYHCFDDALLAASTLLQAEPAAIETLDEKIVELAKEDEIYYQVKDWIEGAKAINLVEFIGDAQTSLERKINQLIEQIETNRHQPQQASGYYLAKNNEEIQKLWELRKKGVGLLGNQKGNRKPIPFIEDTAVPPSQLMNYVQDLKKLLNEYQLDYGMFGHVDVGCLHIRPALDMKLPDDETLIRKLSDQVVALVRQYGGVMWGEHGKGFRSEYTPLFFGEELYQDLRKIKAAFDPENRLNPGKIVTPKGSDGEVVKIESSLRGHFDRQVPAVVRSQYEEVFNCNGNGACFNYNPHEVICPSAKETRDRIHSPKGRASLLREWLRQISLTQADKKPPNLGTLEVALLRVGNTLLKWWGVYDYSHEVYQGMSGCLGCKACVSQCPVHVNIPEFKARFLELYHTRYLRPWRDYLMGNIEMIASWQANSPQLFNLITHNALTYWVSQQLLGLVYLPQLSEFTLQQGLRERKAPLLDLKQLSQLTKPEKSNSVILLQDAFTSFYESQLVLDTYYFLDRLGYTVYIAPFFPNGKPLHVKGFLKQFQSRVKKNIEYLTQLNNLGIPLIGIEPSMVLAYRDEYHKYNDLSMNNLKINLLQEWLVTHLDQLPYIPTDNPYYLLSHCTEKTLALESSKQWQKIFKTMGIPLNLMQTGCCGMAGMYGHETEHYASSRGIYQSSWGPVLAAIEEKQERVLVSGYSCRSQVKRCEGWTPLHPVQGLLSQIKTQT encoded by the coding sequence ATGATTCCTCGCTTAAAACTGCACGAAACCCTACAACCGGAATATGCAGAATTTTTAGAACAACTGAGGAAGACTCCCTTCAGTGGAGAAATTCGTGCAGACTTTGGCAGCCGCTTAATTACCTCAACAGATAATAGTATCTATCAAATTCTTCCTCAAGCCGCCCTCTTTCCGAAAACTGGGCAAGATTTAGTCGTGATGTTTCATCTTGCCGCCCAAAATCCCTTTAAAAGCATCACATTTTCTCCCAGAGGAGGAGGAACAGGTACCAACGGACAAGCACTTTCACCAGGGATTATTATAGATTGCTCTAAATACATGAACCAGATTCTAGAATTAAATCTAGAACAAGGATGGGTGAGAGTGCAACCCGGAGTGATTTTAGACCAACTTAACGCTTATTTAAAACCATTAGGACTATTTTTTGCCGCATCCCTCGCCCCAAGTAACCGCGCTACCCTTGGGGGAATGATTAATACAGATGCTTGTGGCAAAGGATCGCGGATTTATGGACGCACTAGCGATCATGTTTTAGAATTATCTTGGGTTTTAGTCAATGGAGAAATGGGACAATCTCAAAGCATTGATTTAAATACCCTAACCCATCTCAAACAACAGCCAAACACCCTAGGAAAAATTTACCGCCAAATCGATGAAATAGTCACTCAAAAACGCGAACTCATCGCCCAACAATTTCCGAAAATCCCCCGCTTCATGACAGGCTATAATTTAGCCAAAGTTTATTCACCCGAACAAGAGACTTTTAATCTCAACCGAATTTTAGCCGGTTCAGAGGGAACATTAGCCATCATCACAGAAGCGAAATTAAAATTAACCCCTATTCCTAAATATAAACAATTACTGGCTATTCACTATCACTGTTTTGATGATGCCCTTTTAGCCGCTTCAACCCTTCTACAAGCTGAACCCGCCGCCATAGAAACCCTCGATGAAAAAATTGTCGAATTAGCCAAAGAAGACGAAATCTATTATCAAGTGAAAGATTGGATAGAAGGAGCAAAAGCCATTAATTTAGTCGAATTTATCGGCGATGCTCAAACCTCATTAGAGCGAAAAATTAATCAGTTAATTGAGCAAATTGAAACTAATCGCCATCAACCCCAACAAGCAAGCGGCTATTATTTAGCTAAAAATAACGAAGAAATCCAGAAGCTTTGGGAATTACGAAAAAAAGGCGTAGGCTTATTAGGAAACCAAAAAGGCAACCGGAAACCCATCCCATTTATAGAAGATACCGCCGTTCCTCCTTCCCAGTTAATGAATTATGTTCAAGACTTGAAAAAATTGCTCAATGAATATCAGCTTGATTATGGAATGTTTGGCCATGTGGATGTAGGATGTCTTCATATTCGCCCGGCTTTAGATATGAAACTCCCCGACGATGAAACCCTAATTCGCAAATTAAGCGATCAAGTGGTGGCTTTGGTGCGTCAATATGGGGGGGTAATGTGGGGAGAACATGGCAAAGGATTTCGCAGTGAATATACACCCCTTTTCTTTGGAGAAGAATTATATCAAGACCTACGAAAAATTAAAGCCGCTTTTGATCCGGAAAACCGTTTAAACCCTGGTAAAATTGTTACCCCAAAAGGCAGCGATGGGGAAGTGGTAAAAATAGAATCTTCATTAAGAGGACATTTTGACCGACAAGTCCCTGCTGTGGTTCGTTCTCAATACGAAGAAGTTTTTAATTGCAATGGGAATGGCGCTTGTTTTAACTATAACCCTCATGAAGTCATCTGTCCTTCAGCAAAAGAAACCCGTGATCGCATCCATTCCCCCAAAGGCCGCGCAAGTTTATTGAGGGAGTGGTTAAGACAAATTTCTTTAACGCAAGCTGACAAGAAGCCGCCAAATTTAGGAACCCTAGAAGTGGCATTACTTCGAGTTGGCAATACACTCTTAAAATGGTGGGGAGTTTATGACTATTCCCATGAAGTTTATCAAGGAATGTCTGGGTGTCTTGGCTGTAAAGCTTGTGTGTCACAATGTCCGGTTCATGTCAATATTCCCGAGTTTAAAGCCAGATTTTTAGAACTTTATCACACCCGTTATTTAAGACCCTGGCGAGATTATTTAATGGGTAACATTGAAATGATTGCTAGTTGGCAAGCGAACTCGCCCCAATTATTTAATCTCATCACTCATAATGCCCTTACTTATTGGGTCAGTCAACAACTATTGGGTCTAGTTTATCTGCCGCAACTCAGTGAGTTTACCCTTCAACAAGGACTCAGAGAAAGAAAAGCGCCACTCTTAGATTTAAAGCAATTATCTCAGTTAACTAAACCCGAAAAATCTAATAGCGTCATTTTGCTACAGGATGCCTTTACCAGCTTCTATGAATCCCAATTGGTATTAGACACCTATTATTTTTTGGATCGTTTAGGTTATACCGTCTATATTGCCCCCTTTTTTCCCAATGGTAAGCCCTTGCACGTTAAAGGATTTTTAAAGCAATTTCAATCTCGAGTGAAGAAAAATATAGAGTATCTCACACAGTTGAATAATTTAGGTATTCCTCTGATCGGAATTGAACCGAGTATGGTTTTAGCTTATCGGGATGAATACCATAAATACAATGATTTGTCAATGAATAATCTCAAGATAAATCTCTTGCAAGAATGGCTAGTCACTCATTTAGATCAACTGCCTTATATTCCCACTGACAACCCTTATTATTTATTGAGTCATTGTACTGAAAAAACCCTAGCATTAGAATCCTCAAAACAATGGCAAAAAATTTTTAAGACGATGGGAATTCCTCTCAATTTGATGCAGACGGGTTGCTGTGGAATGGCCGGAATGTATGGACATGAAACAGAACATTATGCCTCATCTCGAGGAATTTATCAGAGCAGTTGGGGCCCAGTTTTAGCGGCAATAGAAGAGAAACAAGAGCGAGTTTTAGTGAGCGGCTATTCTTGCCGGAGTCAGGTTAAGCGGTGTGAAGGATGGACTCCTTTGCATCCTGTACAAGGATTATTAAGTCAGATCAAAACCCAGACATAA